The Podospora pseudocomata strain CBS 415.72m chromosome 3, whole genome shotgun sequence genome window below encodes:
- a CDS encoding hypothetical protein (COG:S; EggNog:ENOG503NVJ6): protein MFPTSSSFSSLKPPTLLTPNRFVPPLHSFPIHRHPRTLATMSTSEPPLSLPKMPSLIYGTAWKKDRTADLVYEAIKAGFRGIDTAAMKRHYDEALVGEGIRRAISEGIVSRNDLWIQTKYTPSPSTHYTSTNPLTTSLTTSIASSLSNLSTPDHQPPYLDALILHSPFETLPENITAWTHLTSYLPNQIRHLGYSNVPSDFLDVFDEFLDLNPSLPRVSLIQNRFTAGMYNWDIETRRWCKGNGAVYQGFWVLTGNVDVWRHAKVVREVKKGLGLGSLEEAWLAVVMVGMGVRVLDGTTKGEHMRGDLGVGERVREWRGEKEENERKWERWVGEVRGLVGG, encoded by the exons ATGTTTCCGACAAGTTCATCCTTTTCAAGCctcaaaccaccaacccttcTGACACCCAACCGTTTCGTCCCGCCACTTCATAGCTTTCCCATTCACCGTCACCCAAGAACCCTGGCCACCATGTCCACCTCAGAACCGcccctatccctccccaaaatgcCATCCCTTATCTACGGCACAGCCTGGAAAAAAGACCGCACCGCCGACCTCGTCTATGAAGCAATCAAAGCCGGCTTCCGGGGAATCGATACAGCGGCCATGAAACGGCATTATGACGAGGCCCTCGTCGGCGAGGGTATTCGAAGGGCGATATCTGAAGGCATCGTCAGCAGGAATGATCTCTGG ATACAAACCAAatacaccccctccccctccacccactacacctccaccaacccgctcacaacctccctcacaacctcgatagcctcctccctatccaacctctccaccccggatcaccaacccccctacCTCGACGCCTTAATCCTTCACTCCCCTTTTGAAACCCTCCCCGAAAACATCACCGCCTGGACCCATCTCACTTCTTACCTCCCCAATCAAATCCGCCACCTAGGCTACTCCAACGTCCCCTCGGATTTCCTCGATGTCTTTGACGAGTTTCTCGACCTGAACCCTTCTCTCCCAAGAGTAAGTCTGATACAAAACAGGTTTACAGCGGGCATGTACAACTGGGATATTGAAACGAGGAGATGGTGCAAAGGGAATGGGGCGGTGTATCAAGGGTTTTGGGTTTTGACTGGTAATGTGGATGTTTGGAGGCATgccaaggtggtgagggaggtgaagaagggatTGGGACTGGGAagtttggaggaggcttgGTTGGCGGTTGTGATGGTagggatgggggtgagggttttGGATGGGACGACTAAGGGGGAGCATATGAGGGGGGATcttggggtgggggagagggtgagggagtggaggggggagaaggaagagaatgAGAGGAaatgggagaggtgggtgggggaggtgagaggATTGGTTGGGGGGTAG
- a CDS encoding hypothetical protein (COG:O; CAZy:GH128; EggNog:ENOG503P1VS): MHFTTVLALAAAGLAGQAAAGPHLNHQHGVRHVHEKRALVTELVTVTNWVTVTVTGHSPTGRRQHYTNTRKAKKVKPTPSSQAAPAPPPPPPASVAPAPEPTTVITRVRPADPEPTPAPVEPPKSEPAPPPPAPVVVSSQAPAVVVKPEPVPNPTPAPAPAPAPAPAPAPAPKGQRLGAGLAYNNPNLLKTLLGSGTKIGWTYNWGQRDDSGTGLPFIPTLWGLKLDFAQVWPANAQRAIDAGSPCLFSFNEPDHGTQANLSPEVAAAKHKELMNPFQGKARIGSPSITNGGGPDMGIEWMKRFFAACNGGCAVDFVNIHIYGFSTEQFLDHLVKVNELFKKPVWITEFGFNGSDDEIAQQLKTVIDAIDNDPKYAFVEAYSYFMVEEGILVKGNQPSRYGRTFAYGGAN, encoded by the coding sequence CGTGCCCTTGTGACTGAgctcgtcaccgtcaccaactgggtcaccgtcaccgtcactgGTCACTCGCCTACCGGTCGTCGCCAGCACTACACCAACACTCGCAaagccaagaaggtcaagccTACTCCTTCCAGCCAGGCCGCTCCtgccccgcctcctcctcctcctgcgtcTGTTGCGCCTGCCCCGGAGCCGACCACAGTCATCACTCGTGTTCGCCCTGCTGACCCTGAGCCCACTCCCGCTCCGGTCGAGCCCCCCAAGAGCGAGCCcgcgcctcctcccccggctccTGTTGTTGTCTCCAGCCAGGCCCCCGCGGTGGTCGTAAAGCCAGAGCCAGTTCCCAATCCCACTCCtgccccggccccggccccggccccggctccagctccagctcccgcGCCCAAGGGACAGAGACTTGGAGCAGGCTTGGCCTACAATAACCCTAACTTGTTAAAAACCTTGCTCGGATCTGGCACCAAGATTGGCTGGACCTACAACTGGGGTCAGCGCGATGACTCTGGCACTGGCCTTCCCTTCATCCCCACACTCTGGGGTCTCAAGCTGGATTTTGCTCAGGTCTGGCCTGCCAATGCCCAGAGAGCCATCGACGCTGGCTCGCCGTGCCTTTTCAGCTTCAACGAGCCCGATCACGGAACCCAGGCTAACCTCTCCCCCGAGGTTGCCGCTGCCAAGCACAAGGAGCTCATGAACCCGTTCCAGGGCAAGGCGCGCATTGGTTCAccttccatcaccaacggcGGTGGCCCCGACATGGGCATCGAGTGGATGAAGAGGTTCTTCGCTGCCTGCAACGGCGGGTGCGCCGTCGACTTTGTCAACATTCACATTTACGGTTTCAGCACTGAGCAATTCTTGGACCACCTCGTCAAGGTGAACGAGCTGTTCAAGAAGCCCGTGTGGATCACCGAGTTTGGATTTAATGGATCCGACGACGAGATCGCCCAGCAGCTCAAGACCGTCATTGACGCCATTGACAACGACCCCAAGTATGCCTTTGTCGAGGCCTACTCTTACTTTatggttgaggagggtatCCTGGTCAAGGGCAACCAGCCCAGTCGCTATGGTAGGACTTTTGCCTATGGCGGGGCCAACTAA
- the TRM9 gene encoding tRNA methyltransferase, has a role in tRNA modification (EggNog:ENOG503NVKF; BUSCO:EOG09264DIM; COG:Q) — translation MMASTHTPSALPSDSVAGDVAKLAAAAAAASQAAESAEAEAYEKTHVHGVYEAIAPHFSATRYKPWPAVASFLQSRPPGAVGLDVGCGNGKYLGLNPSVYMVGSDRSASLVALAHSRGMQLQEPQAQEAKKRIAQGELDATTGTGGESSGAAVATEVLVADGLSLPFRERAADFVICIAVIHHMSTRTRRQEAIRHLLRCVRTGQAGQPGGQILVYVWALEQGNSRRGWDEGGEQDLLVPWVLKSQQKQPKRPKQRKGQKRTRDQDSSGVAASNNSGEAPPSEATAGATTAATEPDPGHTDPVFKRYYHLYRKGELEEDVLAAGGAVITSGYERDNWWVVAANEPLPSQST, via the coding sequence ATGATGGCTTCGACACATACACCCTCAGCCCTGCCGTCTGACTCTGTGGCCGGTGACGTCGCCAAgctggccgccgccgccgccgccgcttctCAGGCAGCAGAATCGGCAGAAGCAGAGGCCTACGAAAAGACGCATGTTCACGGTGTGTACGAAGCCATCGCCCCGCACTTTTCGGCGACACGCTACAAGCCCTGGCCTGCCGTGGCATCGTTTCTGCAGTCGCGGCCTCCGGGAGCGGTGGgtctcgatgttggctgtggcAATGGCAAGTACCTGGGCCTAAACCCATCCGTATACATGGTCGGCTCTGATCGTAGTGCTTCGCTTGTTGCGCTTGCCCACAGCCGTGGGATGCAGCTCCAGGAACCGCAGGCCCaggaggcgaagaagcgGATCGCTCAAGGTGAGCTGGACGCAACAACAGGAACAGGCGGGGAGTCGAGTGGAGCTGCCGTCGCCACAGAGGTGCTTGTAGCTGATGGACTCTCACTACCCTTCCGCGAACGCGCTGCGGATTTCGTCATCTGTATCGCCGTTATCCACCACatgtcaacaagaacaaggcgtCAAGAGGCGATCCGTCATCTCCTGCGATGTGTCAGAACCGGACAGGCTGGCCAGCCCGGCGGTCAAATCTTGGTGTACGTATGGGCTCTCGAACAGGGCAACAGCCGGCGAGGATGGGACGAAGGGGGTGAGCAAGATCTGCTAGTGCCCTGGGTGCTCAAGAGTCAGCAAAAACAGCCCAAGCGACCGAAACAACGCAAAGGACAGAAACGGACTCGGGACCAAGATTCCagtggtgttgctgccagTAATAATAGCGGTGAGGCTCCACCATCTGAGGCTACTGCCGGTGCAACTACTGCGGCCACGGAACCAGACCCGGGCCACACCGACCCCGTCTTCAAGCGCTACTATCATCTCTACCGCAAAggtgagctggaggaggatgtaTTGGCTGCCGGGGGCGCAGTCATCACCAGCGGTTACGAAAGAGACAactggtgggtggtggctgccAATGAGCCCCTCCCATCACAGTCAACATGA
- the XYD1 gene encoding D-xylose 1-dehydrogenase (NADP(+)) (COG:G; COG:Q; EggNog:ENOG503NVRV), whose amino-acid sequence MSSPYTVRWGILATGWIAETFTKDLLTSPASRDVHDVRHEVVAVSSSSSKERAAEFIKKVDAPSSAKAYGSYHELVADPDVDIIYVATPHSHHFQNAMLALDAGKNVLCEKSLTVTAAQTRKLIETARSKNLFFMEAVWTRYFPLSIKVRELITSGAIGNVYRTIADLSVGRDAPEGKIDFPDENRMVNADLAGGALLDLGIYALTWVFQSLYHTQPEAEKEAPNVIAAVNKYHTGADETTSIILQFPKHKSHGIALTSLRVASEPDNKDTAGASIRIQGGLGEIQVVGPAYRPRQLRVITKESDGKAEVIDFAIPKDKERDWGHGMFWEADEAARCLRDGQKESKTLPWSESIVIMEVMDETLKQGGVTYPELISTDVFDPQSPLNTGKR is encoded by the exons ATGTCGTCTCCGTATACTGTGAGGTGGGGTATTCTGGCCACCGGCTGGATTGCTGAGA CCTTCACCAAGGATCTCCTCACTAGCCCAGCTTCCCGTGATGTCCATGATGTGCGCCATGAGGTCGTTGCCGtgtcctcgtccagctcCAAGGAGAGAGCTGCCGAGTTCATCAAGAAGGTGGATGCTCCCAGCTCAGCAAAGGCCTATGGTTCTTACCATGAGCTGGTAGCTGACCCCGATGTCGATATCATCTATGTTGCTACACCACACAGCCACCACTTCCAAAACGCCATGCTTGCCCTCGATGCGGGCAAGAATGTGCTCTGCGAGAAGTCCTTGACTGTGACTGCTGCCCAGACCCGCAAGCTCATCGAGACTGCTCGCTCCAAgaacctcttcttcatggAGGCTGTGTGGACTCGCTACTTCCCCCTGAGCATCAAGGTCAGGGAGTTGATCACATCCGGTGCCATCGGCAACGTGTACCGTACTATTG CCGACCTCTCTGTTGGCCGTGATGCCCCCGAGGGCAAGATTGACTTCCCCGATGAGAACCGCATGGTCAACGCCGACTTGGCCGGCGGTGCTCTCTTGGATCTTGGCATTTACGCCTTGACTTGGGTCTTCCAGTCTCTGTACCACACCCAGCCTGAAGCAGAGAAGGAAGCGCCCAATGTCATCGCTGCCGTCAACAAGTACCACACTGGTGCTGATGAGACCAccagcatcatcctccagtTCCCCAAGCACAAGAGCCACGGTATCGCTCTGACCTCTCTTCGGGTGGCCTCTGAACCTGACAACAAGGACACCGCCGGTGCCTCCATCCGCATCCAGGGCGGCCTTGGTGAAATTCAGGTCGTTGGGCCTGCCTACCGCCCACGTCAGCTGAGAGTCATTACCAAGGAGAGCGATGGCAAGGCCGAGGTCATTGACTTTGCCATccccaaggacaaggagcgTGACTGGGGCCACGGCATGTTCTGGGAAGCTGACGAGGCCGCCCGCTGCCTGCGTGACGGGCAGAAGGAGAGCAAGACTCTGCCATGGAGCGAGAGCATTGTCATCATGGAGGTCATGGACGAAACCCTGAAGCAGGGCGGTGTGACATACCCCGAGTTGATTTCGACTGACGTCTTTGACCCCCAAAGTCCTCTCAACACTGGAAAGAGGTAA